From a region of the Agrobacterium tumefaciens genome:
- the zwf gene encoding glucose-6-phosphate dehydrogenase, with translation MSSQIIPVDPFDCVVFGGTGDLAERKLLPALYHRQIEGQFTEPTRIIGASRSVMSHEEYRKFAQDALKEHLKAGEYDDEQVARFIERIFYVPVDAKGDNGWDTLKKLLDEGKERVRAFYLAVAPGIFGDIADKIREHKLITKSTRIVVEKPIGRDLASAQELNDTIGHVFKEEQIFRIDHYLGKETVQNLMALRFANALYEPLWNSAHIDHVQITVAEAVGLEGRAGYYDKAGALRDMVQNHILQLLCLVAMEPPASMDAEAVRDEKLKVLRSLKPIDASNVEKQTVRGQYRAGASAGGPVRGYLEELEGGVSNTETFVAIKAEIANWRWAGVPFYIRTGKRLATRVSEIVVTFKQIPHSIFDDAAGKIEANKLVIRLQPDEGVKQSLLIKDPGPGGMRLRQVSLDMSFAEAFNVRSPDAYERLLMDTIRSNQTLFMRRDEVEAAWDWVDPILKSWEETGQGVQGYTAGTWGPSGSIALIERDGRTWHDAD, from the coding sequence ATGAGCAGTCAGATCATTCCCGTTGACCCCTTTGATTGTGTCGTGTTCGGCGGCACAGGCGATTTGGCAGAGCGTAAGCTGCTTCCTGCCCTTTATCATCGCCAGATCGAAGGTCAGTTTACCGAGCCGACCCGCATTATTGGTGCGTCCCGCTCAGTAATGAGCCATGAGGAATATCGAAAATTCGCGCAGGATGCGCTGAAGGAGCACCTGAAGGCCGGAGAGTACGACGACGAACAGGTCGCCCGTTTTATCGAGCGGATTTTCTACGTACCGGTCGACGCCAAGGGCGATAATGGCTGGGACACGCTGAAAAAACTGCTGGACGAAGGCAAGGAACGCGTTCGCGCCTTTTACCTCGCCGTTGCACCCGGCATCTTCGGTGATATCGCCGACAAGATCCGCGAACACAAGCTGATCACCAAATCCACCCGCATCGTGGTTGAAAAGCCGATTGGTCGTGATCTTGCGTCTGCGCAGGAACTGAACGACACCATCGGCCACGTTTTCAAGGAAGAGCAGATCTTCCGTATCGACCACTATCTCGGCAAGGAAACCGTACAGAACCTGATGGCGCTGCGTTTCGCCAACGCGCTCTACGAGCCGCTTTGGAATTCCGCGCATATCGACCATGTGCAGATCACCGTGGCGGAAGCCGTGGGTCTGGAAGGCCGTGCCGGTTACTACGACAAGGCGGGTGCGCTGCGCGACATGGTGCAGAACCACATCCTGCAATTGCTTTGCCTTGTCGCGATGGAGCCGCCGGCATCCATGGATGCGGAAGCTGTTCGTGACGAAAAGCTCAAGGTGCTTCGCTCGCTGAAACCGATCGATGCAAGCAATGTCGAAAAGCAGACGGTTCGCGGCCAGTACCGCGCTGGCGCTTCTGCCGGCGGTCCCGTCCGTGGCTATCTGGAAGAACTCGAAGGCGGCGTTTCCAACACCGAAACCTTTGTCGCCATCAAGGCTGAGATCGCCAATTGGCGCTGGGCTGGCGTTCCCTTCTACATCCGCACGGGAAAACGTCTTGCAACGCGCGTGTCCGAGATTGTTGTCACGTTCAAGCAGATCCCGCACTCGATCTTTGACGACGCAGCCGGAAAGATCGAAGCCAACAAGCTCGTCATCCGCCTGCAGCCGGACGAAGGCGTGAAGCAGTCCCTGCTCATCAAGGACCCAGGTCCGGGCGGCATGCGCCTGCGACAGGTTTCGCTGGACATGAGCTTTGCCGAGGCTTTCAATGTGCGTAGCCCGGATGCTTACGAGCGCCTGCTGATGGACACGATCCGCTCCAACCAGACGCTGTTCATGCGCCGCGACGAAGTGGAAGCTGCCTGGGACTGGGTGGACCCGATCCTCAAGAGCTGGGAAGAAACCGGTCAGGGCGTGCAGGGTTACACTGCAGGCACGTGGGGTCCGAGCGGTTCGATTGCGCTGATCGAGCGCGATGGTCGCACCTGGCACGATGCCGACTGA
- a CDS encoding FAD-binding oxidoreductase, translated as MAWQSPIAPGISWYQATVGERPEYPSMDGPRDTEVAIIGGGYTGLQAACNLAANGVPVVLIEANRFGDGASGRNGGQFGSGQRSWPDELEDIVGFEQSKLLFDIAEGAKHYVLDFARDHGIDIDYLPGQLNVAHKAAYEDDYRKSVAAMNERYDYPHISFMEQAEARERVGSSHYFGGTRDTGTGHIHPLKLLVGLAKAARSAGADIFEMTPAKSIRQSGGKTIIETPFGTLTAKRVLIATNAYIGNLEPVTAAHIMPIRSFIGATAPLDNHPHVIPGREAVADSRFVVRYFRKTNDNRLLFGGREAYTADTPRDISVHIRKQIAEIYPALKDVEITHSWGGSVGITMPRQPFVREVMPGVMSIGGYSGHGVMLANYCGKLYADMVLGRQDLLAPFARLKVPPFPGGVSLRAPLLFLALSWFALRDRF; from the coding sequence ATGGCATGGCAAAGCCCGATCGCACCGGGCATCTCCTGGTATCAGGCGACTGTCGGTGAGCGACCGGAATATCCGTCCATGGACGGCCCCAGGGATACGGAGGTCGCCATTATCGGTGGCGGCTATACCGGCCTTCAAGCTGCCTGCAATCTCGCGGCTAACGGGGTCCCGGTCGTTCTGATCGAAGCAAACCGCTTTGGTGACGGCGCGTCGGGACGTAACGGCGGGCAGTTCGGCAGCGGCCAACGATCCTGGCCGGATGAGCTTGAGGATATCGTCGGCTTCGAACAGTCGAAGCTTCTTTTCGATATTGCCGAAGGCGCGAAACATTACGTTCTCGATTTCGCCCGCGATCATGGCATAGACATCGATTATCTGCCGGGCCAACTCAATGTGGCGCATAAGGCGGCGTACGAAGACGATTATCGCAAAAGTGTCGCGGCGATGAATGAACGCTACGACTATCCGCACATCTCTTTCATGGAGCAGGCGGAAGCGCGCGAACGTGTCGGTTCCAGTCATTATTTCGGCGGCACACGCGACACCGGCACCGGGCATATTCACCCTTTGAAGCTACTGGTCGGACTTGCCAAGGCCGCCAGATCAGCGGGTGCCGATATTTTCGAAATGACGCCTGCCAAATCCATTCGGCAATCGGGCGGCAAGACCATCATCGAGACACCTTTCGGGACGTTGACAGCAAAGCGCGTTCTGATCGCCACCAATGCCTATATCGGCAACCTGGAGCCGGTTACCGCCGCACACATCATGCCGATCCGTTCATTCATCGGCGCGACAGCCCCCCTCGACAATCATCCGCATGTCATTCCCGGCCGGGAAGCAGTTGCGGATTCCCGTTTCGTAGTGCGTTATTTCCGCAAGACCAATGACAATCGGCTGCTGTTTGGCGGACGCGAAGCTTACACGGCCGATACACCACGCGATATTTCAGTGCATATCCGCAAGCAGATCGCAGAAATCTATCCGGCGTTGAAAGATGTTGAGATTACCCACTCCTGGGGAGGCTCTGTCGGCATCACCATGCCAAGGCAACCTTTCGTGCGCGAAGTCATGCCTGGCGTGATGTCGATTGGCGGTTACTCGGGGCACGGTGTCATGCTCGCAAACTATTGCGGCAAACTCTATGCCGACATGGTTCTGGGACGCCAGGATCTGCTTGCCCCGTTCGCACGGCTGAAAGTGCCTCCTTTCCCGGGTGGGGTTTCGCTCAGAGCACCCTTATTATTCCTTGCGCTGTCGTGGTTTGCACTTCGAGACAGGTTCTAG
- a CDS encoding helix-turn-helix domain-containing protein, which produces MSENKIFAGPRVRRVRNGLSLTQTAMAEALAISPSYLNLIERNQRPLTVQLLLKLASVYRVDLDDLQGESAGSAGQLREVFADPLLAGEVPSPQELVEVADAAPNAASGVIKLYRAYREQAKRLSDLSELLAREGHETALSATRLPIDEVRHVFENRPYYFHVIDVAAEALHKELAAGDDLATGLRSWLQKNHGIVARTLPVHAMPNLRRRYDRHSMRLFISERLSQADQLREMAMEVCLLALREAIDGELEGLGLAGGEARRIARFEMARYAAHALMMPYGAFLAAVQRAKYDLDVLRSRFNVSFEQAANRLVTLQRPSVGAIPFFLMEIDNAGNRFRMAGAQGFPRARFGGLCPRLNIHAAFAQPGQVLVETAQMPDGDSFLTVARTLEGPQAGFGERIRRTALMLGCDAGLAGETVYGAAVGAGTVAIPIGPSCRLCERQGCLSRAEAPLTRPLGLDEMVTGLSVFDFQ; this is translated from the coding sequence GTGTCGGAGAACAAGATTTTCGCGGGGCCGCGTGTGCGTCGCGTTCGCAACGGGTTGAGCCTGACCCAGACGGCCATGGCCGAGGCGCTGGCGATCTCGCCTTCCTATCTCAACCTCATTGAGCGTAACCAGCGGCCTTTGACGGTTCAGCTTCTGCTGAAGCTCGCCTCAGTCTACAGGGTCGATCTGGATGATCTTCAGGGTGAAAGCGCGGGATCTGCCGGGCAATTGCGAGAGGTCTTCGCTGACCCGCTTCTGGCGGGGGAGGTGCCGTCGCCGCAAGAACTGGTGGAGGTGGCCGACGCTGCGCCGAATGCCGCAAGCGGCGTCATCAAGTTGTACCGTGCTTACAGGGAGCAGGCCAAACGTCTCTCCGACCTCTCGGAGCTGCTAGCACGCGAGGGGCATGAGACTGCGCTTTCGGCAACCCGTTTGCCGATCGATGAGGTCCGGCATGTTTTTGAAAACAGGCCATACTATTTTCATGTGATCGATGTGGCAGCGGAGGCTTTACACAAGGAGCTTGCGGCGGGTGACGACCTGGCAACAGGCTTGCGGAGCTGGCTGCAGAAAAACCACGGCATCGTCGCTCGAACCCTCCCGGTTCATGCGATGCCCAATCTGCGTCGACGTTATGATCGCCATTCTATGCGGCTGTTCATTTCAGAACGGCTTTCTCAAGCCGATCAGCTTCGGGAAATGGCAATGGAGGTCTGTCTGCTGGCGCTACGCGAAGCCATAGATGGCGAACTGGAAGGGCTTGGCCTGGCAGGGGGAGAGGCACGCCGTATCGCCCGCTTCGAGATGGCACGCTATGCTGCACACGCCTTGATGATGCCTTACGGCGCGTTTCTGGCTGCGGTGCAGAGAGCGAAATACGATCTTGATGTCTTGCGTTCCCGTTTCAACGTGTCCTTTGAACAGGCGGCAAACCGCCTTGTTACGTTGCAACGACCATCGGTTGGCGCCATTCCGTTTTTCCTGATGGAAATCGACAATGCCGGTAACCGCTTCCGTATGGCGGGAGCGCAGGGGTTCCCTCGTGCCCGCTTCGGCGGGCTCTGTCCGAGGCTCAACATTCATGCCGCTTTTGCACAACCAGGTCAGGTCCTCGTGGAAACGGCACAGATGCCGGATGGTGATTCCTTTTTGACCGTTGCGCGGACGCTGGAAGGGCCGCAGGCGGGCTTTGGCGAACGCATCAGGCGCACGGCACTTATGCTGGGGTGTGATGCGGGACTGGCGGGCGAAACGGTATATGGCGCGGCGGTTGGGGCTGGGACCGTTGCCATCCCAATCGGGCCTTCCTGTCGTCTGTGCGAAAGGCAGGGCTGTCTTTCGCGCGCCGAAGCGCCTCTGACACGGCCCCTCGGGCTGGATGAGATGGTGACGGGGCTCAGCGTCTTCGACTTCCAGTAG
- a CDS encoding LysR family transcriptional regulator, which produces MKNITWDSYQLFLDVSRSGGLTGAASLTGLSPATVGRRMVELEERIGKTLFQRSQTGYTLTVEGRALFDRLQAMENAAKEVEGWQKSSAGSSLVRIALGTWNAWLLTANFAAICTERDDFRIDLFIAEQRAALAHREHDIGIRAFAPEERNLAAIRTGDVAYAPYRLRNAATSVADRWLAVSREQAISAYLQWPHANRSDRLVVTVNRPTALLDLALSGAGVAILPCFVGDTDARLMREGGEIEELRHSQWIVMNNDDRHRRDIRTVADRMTRLIKGHSDLFAGRNSRPA; this is translated from the coding sequence ATGAAAAACATCACTTGGGATTCCTACCAGCTTTTTCTTGACGTGTCACGCAGCGGCGGCCTGACGGGTGCTGCGTCGCTGACGGGTCTCAGCCCCGCGACCGTCGGTCGGCGTATGGTTGAACTGGAAGAGCGTATCGGCAAGACACTCTTTCAAAGAAGCCAGACGGGATACACGTTGACGGTGGAGGGCAGGGCATTGTTCGACCGCCTTCAGGCGATGGAGAACGCCGCCAAAGAGGTGGAAGGCTGGCAGAAGTCTTCAGCCGGGTCATCGCTCGTGCGCATCGCTCTCGGAACATGGAACGCCTGGCTTTTGACGGCAAACTTCGCTGCGATCTGTACCGAGCGGGACGATTTTCGCATTGATCTTTTTATCGCCGAGCAGAGGGCCGCGCTGGCGCACCGGGAGCACGACATCGGCATCCGTGCGTTCGCGCCGGAGGAACGCAATCTTGCGGCGATCAGGACGGGAGACGTCGCTTATGCGCCTTATCGGCTGCGCAATGCCGCGACCTCGGTCGCTGACCGCTGGCTGGCGGTGTCCAGAGAGCAGGCAATCTCGGCTTACCTGCAATGGCCCCATGCCAACCGGTCTGATCGTCTGGTCGTGACCGTGAACCGACCGACAGCCTTGTTGGATCTGGCGTTGTCTGGCGCCGGGGTCGCTATACTCCCCTGTTTCGTTGGGGATACGGATGCGCGGTTGATGCGCGAAGGTGGGGAGATCGAGGAACTGCGGCATTCGCAGTGGATCGTCATGAACAATGACGATCGCCACCGTCGCGATATACGGACGGTGGCGGACCGTATGACCCGTCTGATCAAGGGGCATTCGGATTTGTTTGCCGGGCGCAACAGTCGCCCGGCTTGA
- the aceA gene encoding isocitrate lyase, with translation MTDFYKLVPGAPQGRYDGIERSYTTADVERLRGSVNIRHSLAEMGANRLWQLINEENFVNALGALSGNQAMQMVRAGLKAIYLSGWQVAADANTASAMYPDQSLYPANAAPELAKRINRTLQRADQIETAEGKGLSVDTWFAPIVADAEAGFGGPLNAFEIMKAFIEAGAAGVHYEDQLASEKKCGHLGGKVLIPTAAHIRNLTAARLASDVMGVPTLVIARTDAEAAKLLTSDIDERDRPFVDYDAGRTVEGFYQVKNGLEPCIARAVAYAPYCDLIWCETSKPDLEQARKFAEGVHKVHPGKKLAYNCSPSFNWKKNLDDATIAKFQRELGAMGYKFQFITLAGFHQLNYGMFELARGYKDRQMSAYSELQEAEFAAEANGYTATKHQREVGTGYFDAVSLAISGGTSSTTAMKESTEHDQFRPAAE, from the coding sequence ATGACGGATTTTTACAAACTTGTTCCAGGCGCACCACAGGGTCGTTATGACGGCATTGAACGCAGCTACACGACAGCGGATGTGGAGCGACTTCGTGGGTCCGTCAACATCAGGCACTCGCTGGCGGAAATGGGTGCGAACCGCCTGTGGCAACTCATCAATGAGGAAAATTTCGTCAACGCTCTCGGTGCTCTTTCCGGCAATCAGGCCATGCAGATGGTTCGTGCCGGGTTGAAGGCGATCTATCTCTCCGGATGGCAGGTTGCCGCGGACGCCAACACCGCGTCGGCCATGTACCCCGACCAGTCGCTTTACCCGGCCAATGCCGCACCGGAGCTTGCCAAGCGCATCAATCGCACCTTGCAGCGTGCTGATCAGATCGAGACGGCAGAAGGCAAGGGATTGTCGGTCGACACCTGGTTTGCCCCGATCGTTGCAGATGCCGAAGCCGGTTTCGGTGGACCGCTCAATGCGTTCGAGATCATGAAGGCTTTCATTGAAGCGGGTGCCGCCGGTGTTCACTACGAGGACCAGCTCGCATCCGAGAAGAAATGCGGCCATCTGGGTGGCAAGGTTCTGATCCCGACGGCGGCGCATATCCGCAACCTGACGGCCGCACGTCTTGCCTCAGATGTCATGGGCGTGCCGACCCTGGTTATCGCGCGCACGGATGCGGAAGCTGCCAAGCTTTTGACGTCAGATATCGACGAGCGCGACCGCCCGTTCGTGGACTATGACGCCGGCCGCACGGTCGAGGGCTTTTACCAGGTGAAGAACGGCCTTGAGCCCTGCATTGCACGTGCGGTCGCCTATGCGCCCTATTGCGATCTGATCTGGTGCGAGACATCGAAACCGGATCTGGAGCAGGCGCGCAAATTCGCAGAAGGCGTGCACAAGGTCCATCCGGGCAAGAAGCTCGCCTACAACTGCTCGCCGTCGTTCAACTGGAAAAAGAACCTCGACGACGCGACAATTGCCAAGTTCCAGCGTGAACTGGGGGCGATGGGTTACAAGTTCCAGTTCATCACCCTTGCCGGTTTCCACCAGTTGAACTACGGCATGTTCGAGCTGGCGCGCGGCTACAAGGATCGACAGATGTCGGCCTATTCCGAGCTTCAGGAAGCGGAATTTGCGGCAGAAGCCAACGGCTACACCGCGACGAAACATCAGCGAGAGGTCGGCACCGGTTACTTCGATGCCGTATCGCTTGCGATCTCCGGCGGCACGTCTTCGACCACCGCCATGAAAGAATCGACCGAGCATGACCAGTTCCGCCCGGCTGCGGAATGA
- a CDS encoding polyamine ABC transporter substrate-binding protein yields MNYRSLRMTLAMTSALVAAGSAMAQEKVVHVYNWSDYIDESILTDFTKETGIKVVYDVFDSNELVETKLLAGSSGYDVVVPTAPFLARQITAGVFQKLDKSKLPNLKNMWPEVSERLAKYDPGNEYAVNYMWGTTGIGYNVAKVKAALGDVPVDSWDILFKPENAEKLKSCGINILDASDETFAIAMNYLGKNPDSKETADLEAGGEVYMKIRPNVKTFNSSAYIDELANGDSCITIGWSGDILQAKSRAEEAKNGVEVNYVIPKEGTYMWFDNLAIPADAKNVDEAHAFINYLMKPEVIAKASNYVQYANGNLASQPLMDESVSKNPSVYPDEATMKKLFTISPYGPKEQRVLNRVWTQIKTGS; encoded by the coding sequence ATGAATTACCGTTCGCTCCGCATGACCTTGGCCATGACCTCCGCGCTTGTTGCAGCGGGCTCTGCTATGGCTCAGGAGAAGGTCGTCCACGTTTATAACTGGTCCGATTACATCGACGAATCGATTTTGACCGATTTCACCAAGGAAACCGGCATCAAGGTCGTTTACGACGTTTTCGACAGCAACGAACTGGTTGAAACCAAGCTGCTGGCCGGAAGCTCCGGTTACGATGTCGTGGTTCCCACAGCGCCGTTCCTGGCCCGTCAGATCACTGCTGGCGTTTTCCAGAAGCTTGATAAGTCGAAGCTGCCGAACCTGAAGAACATGTGGCCGGAAGTGTCTGAGCGTCTGGCGAAGTATGACCCCGGCAACGAGTATGCCGTCAACTACATGTGGGGCACGACCGGCATCGGCTACAACGTCGCCAAGGTCAAGGCTGCTCTTGGCGATGTGCCGGTCGATAGCTGGGATATCCTCTTCAAACCGGAAAATGCAGAGAAGCTGAAATCCTGCGGTATCAACATTCTCGACGCTTCGGATGAAACCTTTGCGATCGCCATGAATTATCTCGGCAAGAACCCGGACAGCAAGGAAACGGCTGATCTGGAAGCCGGTGGCGAGGTCTATATGAAGATCCGCCCCAACGTGAAGACCTTCAATTCCTCCGCCTACATCGATGAACTGGCGAACGGCGATAGCTGCATCACCATCGGCTGGTCGGGCGATATCCTGCAGGCCAAGAGCCGCGCTGAGGAAGCCAAGAACGGCGTGGAAGTGAACTACGTCATTCCGAAGGAAGGGACCTACATGTGGTTCGACAACCTGGCGATCCCGGCGGATGCAAAGAATGTCGATGAAGCACATGCCTTCATCAACTACCTGATGAAGCCGGAAGTCATCGCCAAGGCTTCCAACTATGTGCAGTATGCCAACGGTAACCTTGCCTCTCAGCCACTGATGGATGAATCGGTGTCCAAGAACCCGTCAGTCTATCCTGACGAGGCGACGATGAAGAAGCTCTTCACCATCTCGCCTTACGGACCGAAGGAACAGCGCGTTCTCAACCGCGTCTGGACACAGATAAAAACCGGTAGCTGA
- a CDS encoding glutamine synthetase — MPPKKTMLRPKKPATMAKTPPLDLSSPRGVSSWREASQWLRARGIEDIECITPDLAGVPRGKMMPTAKFTGDTSLALPSALYRHTISGEYPDETANFRYEPRDSDLKLVPDLSTLSVVPWESDPTAQVICDVVDAEGASVPYTPRNVLKNVLSLYKEKGWKPVVAPEIEFYLVAMNDDPDYPLHPPKGRSGRSIVGGQSYSIAGINEFDELIDDIYHFSEKQGLEIDTLIHEEGPAQLEINLRHGDPIELADQVFLFKRTIREAALKHGIYATFMAKPMQGQPGSAMHIHQSVIEIDSGRNIFSNKDGSASKEFFSFVGGMQRYVPNALVMLAPYVNSYRRLTPDMACPVNNAWGYDNRTTAFRVPISGPQARRVENRLPSSDANPYLALAASLGCGWLGIMNNIEPTEPTYETANEGSIDLPRGLLEAVALLEAEPQFDRVFGHEFVGLYAGLKRGEFETFMQVISPWEREFLLLNV; from the coding sequence ATGCCCCCCAAGAAAACCATGCTCCGCCCCAAAAAGCCGGCAACCATGGCAAAGACACCCCCTCTCGACCTTTCCTCCCCCCGTGGTGTTTCCTCCTGGCGCGAAGCCTCCCAATGGCTGAGGGCCCGCGGCATCGAGGACATCGAATGCATCACGCCGGACCTTGCCGGCGTCCCGCGCGGCAAAATGATGCCGACGGCGAAATTTACCGGCGACACGTCGCTTGCACTGCCCTCGGCACTCTACCGCCATACGATTTCCGGTGAGTATCCCGACGAAACGGCGAATTTCCGTTATGAGCCGCGCGACAGCGACCTGAAGCTGGTGCCCGATCTGTCAACGCTGTCCGTTGTTCCGTGGGAAAGCGATCCAACGGCGCAGGTGATCTGCGATGTGGTCGATGCCGAAGGCGCGTCCGTTCCCTACACGCCCCGCAACGTTCTGAAAAACGTCCTTTCTCTTTACAAGGAGAAAGGCTGGAAGCCGGTTGTTGCCCCGGAAATCGAGTTCTACCTCGTCGCCATGAACGATGACCCGGATTATCCGCTGCATCCGCCAAAAGGCCGCTCGGGTCGCTCGATTGTTGGCGGTCAAAGCTATTCGATCGCCGGCATCAACGAATTCGACGAACTGATCGACGATATCTATCACTTCTCCGAAAAGCAGGGACTTGAGATCGATACGCTGATCCACGAGGAGGGACCGGCTCAGCTTGAAATCAACCTGCGTCACGGTGATCCGATCGAACTGGCCGACCAGGTGTTCCTGTTCAAGCGCACGATCCGTGAAGCTGCCCTGAAGCACGGTATCTACGCTACCTTCATGGCAAAGCCGATGCAGGGCCAGCCAGGTTCGGCGATGCATATCCATCAGTCGGTCATCGAGATCGACAGCGGCCGGAATATTTTCTCCAACAAGGATGGCAGCGCCTCCAAGGAGTTCTTCTCGTTCGTTGGCGGCATGCAGCGTTACGTACCGAACGCGCTGGTCATGCTGGCGCCTTATGTGAACTCTTACCGACGTCTGACGCCTGACATGGCCTGCCCGGTCAACAATGCCTGGGGTTACGACAACCGCACGACGGCTTTCCGCGTACCGATCTCCGGACCGCAGGCACGGCGCGTGGAAAACCGTCTGCCCAGCTCCGATGCCAATCCCTACCTTGCGCTTGCGGCATCGCTCGGGTGCGGCTGGCTTGGCATCATGAACAATATCGAGCCGACCGAGCCGACCTATGAAACGGCGAATGAAGGTTCCATCGACCTGCCGCGCGGCCTTCTCGAAGCCGTGGCACTTCTCGAGGCCGAACCGCAGTTCGACCGGGTGTTCGGTCATGAATTCGTCGGGCTATATGCCGGACTGAAACGGGGGGAATTCGAAACCTTCATGCAGGTCATCAGCCCGTGGGAGCGGGAATTCCTGCTTCTCAACGTGTGA
- a CDS encoding NAD(P)/FAD-dependent oxidoreductase, whose amino-acid sequence MAEKCDVLILGAGAAGMMCAIRAGQRGRSVIVLDHAKAPGEKIRISGGGRCNFTNIHAGPKNYLSANPHFAKSALARYTPKDFIALVEKHGIAWHEKTLGQLFCDDSAKDIIRMLLAEMQAVGAKLRLQTDISAVTHDGHRFRVTTSAGTIETESLVVATGGKSIPKMGATGFAYQIAEQFGLPLIEPRPGLVPLTLDPAQLEKLAPLSGVAVPAEVFHGKISFVEALLFTHRGISGPSILQISSYWREGDTIRLKLEPEVDMLSHLKDAKKANGRQSAQTALSEILPKRLAQHVVDRAAMTGNLADMSDKALAKLAAEAQEWHIKPAGSEGYRTAEVTLGGVDTTHLDSRTMAAKSIPGLFFIGECVDVTGWLGGYNFQWAWACGHAAGEAA is encoded by the coding sequence ATGGCCGAGAAATGTGATGTGCTGATTTTGGGTGCTGGTGCTGCCGGCATGATGTGCGCCATCCGTGCCGGACAGCGCGGTCGCTCGGTGATCGTTCTCGATCACGCCAAGGCGCCGGGCGAAAAAATCCGCATCTCTGGCGGCGGGCGTTGCAACTTCACCAATATTCACGCCGGCCCTAAAAATTATCTGTCGGCCAACCCGCATTTTGCCAAGTCGGCGCTCGCCCGCTACACGCCGAAGGATTTTATCGCTCTCGTCGAAAAACACGGCATCGCCTGGCATGAAAAGACGCTTGGCCAGTTGTTTTGTGATGATAGTGCAAAGGACATCATCCGTATGCTGCTTGCTGAAATGCAGGCAGTGGGTGCAAAGCTTCGGTTGCAGACCGACATATCGGCAGTTACGCACGACGGGCATCGTTTTCGTGTAACAACATCGGCAGGCACGATCGAGACCGAAAGTCTTGTGGTCGCGACGGGTGGGAAATCGATCCCGAAAATGGGCGCCACCGGCTTTGCCTATCAGATCGCAGAACAGTTTGGTTTGCCGCTCATCGAACCTCGGCCTGGCCTTGTACCGCTGACGCTTGATCCGGCCCAGTTGGAAAAGCTTGCGCCTCTCTCCGGTGTTGCCGTTCCCGCCGAAGTATTTCATGGAAAGATCTCGTTCGTAGAGGCGTTGCTGTTCACTCATCGCGGCATCAGCGGGCCGTCGATCCTGCAAATATCGTCCTACTGGCGCGAGGGCGATACGATCCGGCTGAAGCTGGAGCCCGAAGTCGATATGCTGTCGCACCTGAAGGACGCGAAAAAAGCAAACGGACGCCAGTCTGCGCAAACCGCTCTTTCCGAGATATTGCCTAAACGGCTCGCCCAGCATGTCGTCGACAGGGCTGCGATGACAGGCAATCTCGCCGATATGTCCGACAAGGCGCTGGCCAAGCTGGCGGCGGAGGCGCAGGAGTGGCACATCAAGCCTGCCGGCTCCGAGGGCTATCGAACCGCCGAGGTGACGCTTGGCGGCGTCGACACGACACATCTCGATTCCCGCACCATGGCAGCCAAATCCATACCTGGCCTGTTTTTCATCGGCGAGTGCGTGGACGTGACCGGCTGGCTTGGTGGCTACAATTTCCAGTGGGCTTGGGCGTGCGGCCATGCGGCGGGCGAGGCTGCCTGA